Proteins encoded together in one Clostridiaceae bacterium window:
- a CDS encoding manganese catalase family protein, which yields AKVVYEYLYRQINDKGVRDTIDFLLNREEAHNTMFREAFNRIQDTGSLKDWGITKDSKLYFNLSTPGDQFFNADNPQPASFNNPN from the coding sequence GAGCAAAAGTTGTTTACGAATATCTCTATAGGCAAATCAACGATAAAGGCGTAAGGGATACAATCGACTTTTTACTAAACCGTGAAGAAGCCCATAATACTATGTTTAGAGAAGCGTTTAATAGAATTCAGGATACCGGTTCATTAAAAGATTGGGGAATTACAAAAGACTCTAAGCTGTATTTCAATCTTTCTACACCGGGTGACCAGTTTTTTAATGCTGATAATCCACAGCCAGCAAGCTTTAATAATCCAAATTAA